The following coding sequences lie in one Methanothermobacter sp. MT-2 genomic window:
- a CDS encoding molybdate-binding periplasmic protein: MNRKILSSIVCLIIIVSVVGVYIYSNTPKNLKGHEITVLCGAGLMKPMNEIVKNFEKETGAKVNVQYGGTGELLGTLMTSKKGDVLVSGEYTSLEKAAEKGYILNDTVINITSHKPVIAVRKGNPKNITSLRDLARNDIKVAIGDPKACAIGKVAQEMFKEQNLDVDKNIVAKTPTVNQLLTYILTGQVDAVIIWEDMLTWNNSKAKLEAIEIPGAKNQTIPAAVTTVSEDPKTAEKFIEYLKSDESRKIWEKWGFKLL; this comes from the coding sequence ATGAATAGGAAAATATTAAGCAGTATAGTATGTTTAATCATCATAGTAAGCGTGGTTGGAGTTTATATTTATTCAAACACGCCAAAAAATTTGAAAGGTCATGAAATAACTGTTCTATGTGGAGCAGGACTCATGAAGCCTATGAACGAAATAGTAAAAAATTTTGAAAAAGAAACAGGTGCAAAAGTTAATGTACAGTATGGTGGGACAGGTGAGCTTCTTGGGACCCTAATGACATCAAAAAAGGGAGACGTACTTGTTAGTGGGGAATACACCTCCCTAGAAAAGGCCGCTGAGAAAGGCTACATTCTAAATGACACAGTAATTAATATCACATCCCACAAGCCAGTTATCGCCGTCAGAAAAGGAAATCCAAAGAACATAACATCACTTAGGGATCTAGCACGGAACGATATAAAGGTTGCTATTGGGGATCCTAAGGCATGTGCTATCGGTAAGGTGGCTCAGGAGATGTTCAAGGAGCAGAACCTTGATGTGGACAAAAATATCGTGGCAAAAACTCCAACAGTTAACCAGCTTCTTACATACATTCTTACAGGACAAGTAGACGCAGTTATAATATGGGAAGATATGTTAACATGGAATAACAGTAAAGCAAAGCTTGAAGCCATAGAGATTCCTGGCGCAAAAAACCAAACAATACCTGCCGCTGTTACAACGGTATCAGAAGACCCCAAAACAGCTGAAAAGTTCATTGAATATCTTAAAAGTGATGAATCAAGAAAAATATGGGAGAAATGGGGATTTAAACTACTATAA
- a CDS encoding cobalamin biosynthesis protein N: MEAKIETFTQFFNRDILSRYFNPVWIKGMMENGYDGARYMDSFIENLWMWQVTNPSLVKESTWNQVTNIYINEVELINDLYVYSLN, encoded by the coding sequence GTGGAGGCAAAGATCGAAACATTCACTCAATTCTTCAACAGAGACATTCTAAGCCGCTACTTCAACCCAGTTTGGATAAAGGGTATGATGGAAAATGGCTATGACGGCGCCAGGTACATGGACTCTTTCATAGAAAACCTTTGGATGTGGCAGGTCACAAACCCCAGCCTCGTGAAAGAATCAACATGGAACCAAGTAACCAACATATACATAAATGAAGTGGAATTAATCAATGATCTTTATGTTTATAGCCTTAATTAA
- a CDS encoding cobalamin biosynthesis protein N: protein MFQCLVKVHLYGVLEHPMVAAYLGGLSLAIEKVSGAQPSISNLRWRQRSKHSLNSSTETF from the coding sequence ATGTTTCAATGTTTAGTAAAAGTTCACCTTTACGGCGTATTAGAACATCCAATGGTGGCAGCATACCTAGGAGGTCTCAGCCTAGCAATAGAAAAGGTTTCAGGCGCGCAACCATCAATAAGTAATCTCAGGTGGAGGCAAAGATCGAAACATTCACTCAATTCTTCAACAGAGACATTCTAA
- a CDS encoding magnesium chelatase has product MDLINLLDKAIKLAAGANDTSNYVKINSEKIYEKLKAEGYNETEAMKSPLRIFSEEPGAYSPGLQEAIPASNTWEERMQLAEFYIKRTSAAYSTDTWGVKIPRVFEEKS; this is encoded by the coding sequence ATGGACCTTATTAATCTCCTTGACAAGGCAATTAAACTTGCTGCGGGAGCAAATGACACCAGCAATTATGTTAAAATCAACTCCGAGAAAATCTATGAAAAACTCAAAGCTGAAGGTTACAATGAAACAGAGGCCATGAAATCACCACTTAGGATATTTTCAGAAGAACCGGGAGCTTATTCACCAGGACTCCAAGAGGCCATACCAGCAAGTAACACATGGGAAGAAAGAATGCAACTTGCAGAATTTTACATTAAAAGAACGTCAGCCGCCTACAGCACCGATACTTGGGGTGTGAAAATCCCGCGTGTTTTTGAAGAAAAATCTTAG
- a CDS encoding cobalamin biosynthesis protein N — translation MPYGSHTLGVVLEGEQLIQLLQAMLPDKIDKETSKLLLKEVILNNLTAEEAQFKIFGNTTPEITEYLELAVDYNQRIIESKNEITSILNALEGAYITPGPRGDPIKNPEALPTRRNPYTFDPRTIPTKVGWETGKKLVDKFLEEYLEKYGEYPENRICIMGL, via the coding sequence ATGCCATATGGTTCCCATACACTTGGTGTTGTCCTTGAAGGCGAGCAACTAATACAGCTACTACAAGCCATGTTACCAGACAAGATTGACAAAGAAACATCAAAACTTCTACTCAAAGAAGTAATACTCAATAATCTCACAGCCGAAGAAGCCCAATTCAAAATATTTGGCAATACAACACCAGAAATCACGGAATACTTGGAATTGGCAGTAGACTACAACCAGAGAATCATAGAGTCTAAGAATGAAATAACGAGCATACTTAACGCCCTCGAGGGCGCATACATAACCCCAGGCCCTAGAGGCGACCCTATAAAGAACCCAGAAGCCCTACCCACCAGGAGAAACCCTTACACCTTCGACCCAAGAACCATACCAACAAAGGTTGGATGGGAAACCGGAAAAAAACTCGTAGACAAATTCCTTGAAGAATACCTAGAAAAATATGGAGAATACCCAGAAAATCGCATATGTATTATGGGCTTGTGA
- a CDS encoding magnesium chelatase: protein MKKQIILLLLPIIIFCMIGTSSAENTTTQNTPEILIISSSPNEVALINKVAEDPSIKNQIKLRGEPGRTDTNLTYEVKGDLIIFGTRSGLSAPVWETLKDKVKAAKNNGSYVMICVEPSARQNYAPILELQNIDTNDTRYIQTLKYLNYTSYENLKRLTIFLAVSFFNYTATIEPPIERPLWGIYHPDAPEIFNNLTSYLQWYNNTGKYNESSPTIGILTTEYTDMARDGPLLDALIRALEAKNANVIVATYTYRDPKSIEYLLLNGKPAIDAAIVISRGGLLNSQNWTQGIKDLQKLNVTVLNGIRLFSPNMTVQDWENSIQGVPSSELYQLAFAEMDGIIEPIVISAKETDPQTGIIYNKPIPYQIEWLVNRTLSWAKLKRLPNSLKKIVITYYSEGGGKANVGADIDYYLNAQASIKRLLEAMKERGYYLGKKPLLSEDELAKLMAEIGSNIGTWAPGELEKRVKEGQVILISEGEYLRWFNELPEDKKKEVIDAWGPPPGKIMVYSNSTGKYIVIPMLEFGNILLAPEPVWG, encoded by the coding sequence ATGAAAAAACAAATAATATTACTACTCCTGCCTATCATCATATTCTGTATGATAGGGACATCATCTGCAGAAAATACAACAACTCAGAACACCCCCGAAATCCTTATAATAAGCTCCAGCCCAAACGAAGTAGCTCTCATCAACAAAGTAGCAGAAGACCCTTCAATCAAAAACCAAATAAAACTCAGAGGAGAACCTGGCAGGACAGACACCAACCTCACATACGAGGTGAAAGGAGATCTTATAATCTTCGGGACAAGAAGCGGCCTTTCAGCGCCAGTCTGGGAAACCTTAAAAGACAAGGTCAAAGCAGCCAAAAACAATGGATCTTATGTAATGATTTGCGTAGAACCATCAGCACGCCAAAATTACGCTCCAATCCTAGAATTGCAAAACATTGACACCAACGACACTCGCTACATTCAGACACTCAAATATTTAAACTACACAAGCTATGAAAATTTGAAACGCCTCACCATATTCTTAGCAGTTTCCTTCTTCAATTACACAGCCACTATAGAACCGCCAATAGAAAGACCGCTCTGGGGAATATACCATCCAGACGCCCCCGAAATATTCAATAACCTCACCAGTTACCTACAATGGTACAATAACACTGGCAAGTACAATGAAAGTTCCCCGACCATCGGTATACTCACCACAGAATATACTGACATGGCAAGGGACGGTCCACTATTAGACGCGCTCATAAGAGCCCTCGAGGCAAAAAATGCCAATGTAATAGTGGCAACATACACATACAGAGACCCTAAATCAATAGAATACCTCCTATTGAATGGTAAACCAGCGATAGATGCTGCAATAGTAATTTCAAGGGGTGGCTTACTCAACTCCCAAAATTGGACACAAGGCATCAAAGACCTCCAGAAGCTTAATGTAACAGTCCTAAATGGCATACGCTTATTTTCACCTAACATGACAGTACAAGACTGGGAAAACAGCATACAAGGAGTTCCATCAAGTGAACTTTATCAACTTGCATTCGCAGAAATGGATGGGATAATAGAACCAATCGTGATAAGTGCGAAGGAAACAGACCCCCAAACAGGAATCATCTACAATAAACCCATACCATACCAGATAGAATGGCTAGTAAACCGTACACTATCATGGGCAAAACTCAAAAGACTTCCAAATAGCCTCAAGAAAATAGTGATAACATACTATAGTGAAGGGGGTGGTAAAGCGAATGTCGGCGCTGACATCGACTATTACTTGAATGCCCAAGCAAGCATAAAAAGGCTACTAGAAGCCATGAAAGAGAGAGGATATTACCTTGGCAAAAAGCCATTGCTCTCAGAAGATGAACTAGCAAAGTTAATGGCAGAAATAGGCAGCAACATCGGCACATGGGCCCCAGGAGAACTAGAAAAAAGAGTTAAAGAAGGTCAGGTTATACTGATAAGTGAAGGAGAATACCTCAGATGGTTCAACGAACTTCCAGAAGATAAGAAAAAAGAAGTGATAGATGCGTGGGGGCCTCCACCTGGGAAGATCATGGTCTATAGTAACAGTACGGGAAAGTATATTGTTATACCAATGTTAGAGTTTGGTAACATATTATTGGCCCCTGAACCGGTATGGGGATAG
- a CDS encoding FwdE-related protein has product MDYSDIVRFHGHSCAGTAIGYKVGEIVAEIFGRSEDEEIVAIVENDSCSVDAVQFMTGCTFGKGNLIFKDHGKHVYTFIDRRTGEGVRISFKKSLEEFMDELGVKDRVEMTQRILEMSPYDLFEVKRISAKPPAKAKIYRSVKCSECGEPVSEHRARIKDGQIVCIPCFNKNGEDY; this is encoded by the coding sequence ATGGATTATAGTGATATAGTAAGATTTCATGGCCATTCCTGTGCAGGAACGGCGATTGGATATAAGGTTGGCGAGATTGTAGCTGAGATTTTTGGAAGATCAGAGGATGAGGAGATAGTTGCAATTGTTGAGAATGATAGTTGCAGTGTCGATGCTGTCCAGTTTATGACTGGATGCACATTTGGCAAAGGCAACCTAATATTCAAAGATCATGGGAAGCACGTCTACACATTCATTGACAGAAGGACCGGCGAGGGGGTGAGGATATCCTTCAAAAAGTCTTTAGAAGAGTTTATGGATGAACTGGGCGTTAAAGATAGGGTTGAAATGACACAGAGGATACTTGAGATGAGCCCATACGACCTATTCGAGGTTAAAAGGATATCAGCGAAGCCCCCTGCAAAGGCTAAGATATATAGGTCCGTTAAGTGCAGTGAATGTGGCGAGCCAGTCTCTGAACATCGTGCAAGGATAAAAGATGGTCAAATAGTCTGCATCCCCTGCTTCAACAAAAATGGAGAGGATTATTGA
- a CDS encoding Xaa-Pro aminopeptidase, with protein MIPYHELANRMKRFKKKLDETDPNWEMAVIFTKINQYYFTGTMQDGMLIIPRDDDPIFWVRRSYQRALEESKFKDIRRMYSFRDASQALEKTPNIIYLETESLPLRFYERFKKYFPIKEYKRADPIIGWVRAIKSEYELKLMRKSGKKHQHILENIVPNLLYEGMSEAELGAKLFQIMIEEGYHGVTRFGMFDTEMLLGHIGFGETPLYPSYFNGASGNRGLSPAAPLLGSHHRKLKKGDLVYVDIGFGIEGYQTDKTMTYIFKGKIPEKARKAHQECLKIQYKIKRMLKPGISPSKIYKRIMDGIDEDFRKNFMGFKENQVKFLGHGIGLLIDEVPVIAEKFKEPLEENMTLAIEPKKGIKGVGMVGIENTFIVTRTGGECITGDNPGLIPIP; from the coding sequence ATGATACCTTATCATGAACTTGCAAATCGCATGAAACGCTTCAAAAAGAAACTAGATGAGACAGATCCAAACTGGGAGATGGCAGTAATCTTCACCAAGATAAACCAATACTATTTTACTGGTACGATGCAAGATGGCATGCTAATCATACCAAGGGATGATGATCCAATATTCTGGGTAAGGCGCAGCTACCAACGCGCCCTTGAAGAATCCAAATTCAAGGATATAAGGCGCATGTATAGTTTCCGCGACGCCAGCCAAGCCCTCGAAAAAACCCCAAATATCATATACCTTGAAACAGAAAGCCTACCCCTAAGATTCTATGAAAGATTCAAGAAATACTTCCCAATCAAAGAATATAAGAGGGCAGATCCTATCATAGGATGGGTGAGAGCCATAAAAAGTGAATACGAACTTAAACTAATGAGAAAATCTGGTAAAAAACACCAACACATACTCGAAAACATCGTACCCAATCTGCTTTATGAGGGTATGAGTGAAGCCGAACTCGGTGCAAAACTCTTCCAGATAATGATAGAAGAAGGATACCATGGTGTCACGCGATTTGGAATGTTCGATACTGAAATGCTACTTGGACATATAGGATTTGGCGAAACCCCACTTTACCCATCATACTTCAATGGAGCCAGCGGAAACCGCGGATTGTCACCAGCAGCACCACTACTCGGAAGCCATCACCGAAAACTAAAAAAAGGCGACCTAGTCTATGTCGATATCGGCTTTGGCATAGAAGGCTATCAAACAGACAAAACCATGACCTACATCTTCAAAGGGAAAATCCCAGAAAAAGCCAGAAAAGCCCACCAAGAATGTCTCAAAATACAATACAAGATCAAGAGGATGCTGAAACCTGGTATAAGCCCCTCGAAAATCTATAAGAGGATAATGGACGGAATCGATGAGGACTTCAGAAAAAACTTCATGGGCTTCAAAGAAAATCAAGTTAAATTCCTAGGTCACGGCATAGGTCTATTAATAGATGAGGTGCCGGTGATCGCCGAAAAATTCAAAGAACCGCTTGAAGAAAACATGACATTAGCCATCGAACCCAAAAAGGGTATCAAGGGCGTGGGGATGGTTGGAATTGAGAACACATTCATAGTAACACGTACTGGGGGAGAATGCATTACCGGGGACAATCCAGGTCTCATCCCAATCCCATAA
- a CDS encoding repeat-containing protein — translation MEKGANAATVNYLDTVKFTLTVTNNGPDAGVNVRVTDLLPAGLQFVSVNSTDYNSTSGIWTIGELAKGAVATLEIIAKVVASNTSITNVANVSSDIYDPDMSNNRDNVTILVPPAADLAITKAANQTSINYWDIVKFTLVVRNAGPDPAVGVLVTDELPSGLEFLSAIASHGTYDPVVGLWSVGYLSVGDLATLEIITRVIGSNETIDNMANVSSSIYDPHLNNTRANITFNVPPAADLAIIKVVNATKVRYGDTVRFIIGVINFGPDTAVNVRVTDLLPAGLRFVSASSPSYDPVSGVWIIGNLSKGSIATLSIIARVVTSNKNITNVATVTSDIYDPDMGNNKASVTIEVGGRPPKPPSPWEVPMQPTGVPLVLMVFAVLSIIVGFSVSRRY, via the coding sequence ATGGAGAAGGGAGCCAATGCTGCAACTGTCAATTACCTGGACACTGTCAAGTTCACTTTAACTGTTACAAACAATGGACCGGATGCTGGAGTGAATGTTAGGGTAACTGACTTGTTACCAGCCGGATTACAATTTGTGAGTGTAAACAGTACAGATTATAATAGTACGAGTGGTATTTGGACCATTGGCGAGTTAGCAAAGGGTGCTGTGGCAACCTTGGAGATCATAGCCAAGGTTGTGGCAAGCAACACCAGCATAACTAATGTGGCGAATGTTTCAAGCGACATATACGATCCAGACATGAGCAACAATAGAGATAATGTGACGATACTTGTGCCTCCTGCAGCAGATCTTGCCATCACTAAAGCTGCTAACCAAACGAGTATCAATTATTGGGATATTGTTAAGTTTACTTTAGTGGTTAGGAATGCTGGGCCGGATCCTGCTGTAGGTGTGTTGGTGACTGATGAGTTGCCTAGTGGTTTAGAATTTTTAAGTGCCATAGCATCGCATGGAACTTATGATCCGGTTGTTGGTCTGTGGAGTGTTGGATATCTTTCAGTTGGTGATTTGGCTACGCTTGAGATCATAACTAGGGTTATTGGGTCTAATGAGACGATAGATAATATGGCTAATGTGTCAAGCAGTATCTATGATCCTCACTTGAATAACACTAGGGCTAATATTACATTTAATGTGCCTCCAGCGGCTGATCTTGCGATCATTAAGGTTGTGAATGCAACGAAGGTAAGATATGGGGATACTGTAAGGTTTATTATAGGGGTTATAAACTTTGGACCTGATACTGCAGTGAATGTTAGGGTTACTGATTTGTTACCGGCGGGCTTGCGGTTTGTGAGTGCGAGCAGTCCAAGTTATGATCCGGTATCTGGAGTTTGGATTATTGGGAACTTATCAAAGGGTTCGATTGCAACTCTTAGTATCATAGCAAGGGTCGTAACATCTAATAAGAATATTACTAATGTGGCTACGGTGACAAGTGATATATATGATCCTGATATGGGTAATAACAAGGCTTCTGTTACTATAGAAGTAGGAGGTAGACCACCTAAGCCACCAAGTCCATGGGAGGTTCCAATGCAGCCAACGGGAGTTCCATTAGTTTTAATGGTGTTCGCAGTATTGTCGATTATCGTGGGTTTCAGTGTTTCCAGGAGATATTAA